Genomic DNA from Mycolicibacterium helvum:
GATCCACCACACGCGGATACCCCTGCGCACACCAGCGCAGCGATCATGAAGGCGACGACAACGCGCAATGGTCTGCGCAGCTCCCACCGGGGTGTGTTTTTCATGACTTCTCCTGAAATGTTGTGCGAGTGGTGCATTCGGCAATGTGCGGGCGTCGGTCGGTCAGTTGATCCCCAATCCGGCGAGTTGTCTCTCGCGGCGACGAGCTGAGGTGACCAGCAGGATGACGGCACCACCGATCAGGACGAGACTGAAGGCGCCGATCAGTGTGAACACGGCATTGACTTCGGGGGTGAAGCCGAAGCGCAGCAGCCCCCAGACGTAAACGGGCAGCGTCGGCTGAGTGCCGGCCAGGAAGAACGACACGGCGATCTCGTCCATCGACAACGTGAAACCCAGCAGGCAGGCCGCAAGCAGCGACACCCGGACACCGGGCAGCGTGACGTGCCAGAACGTCTTGATGCGGCCCGCACCGAGATCCATCGACGCGTGCTCGATGGACGGGTCCATGGTCTTGAGTCGCTGTTGCAGAATGAACATCACCAGCGGTGTGATGAACGCGGAATGACCGATCACGATTGTTACGAAACCCGTTGGTATCTCGCCCAAATTGAAGACCACCAGAAGTGAGATTCCCAGCACCATGCCTGGCGCGACGAGCGGGACGGCGAGCACGGCGTCGAGAATTCGTTTGCCGCTGAACTCCAA
This window encodes:
- a CDS encoding ABC transporter permease translates to MTSAPTLPTVTAAAGTERHRVPPRRRRKVQPGLVVGLLFLFAVFAFLYAPLITTALFSFNGSPVQTWPMDGFTLRWYRELLSDNAMIAAVLYSLRVALVAVFVSAVAGFAFALIAQRLEFSGKRILDAVLAVPLVAPGMVLGISLLVVFNLGEIPTGFVTIVIGHSAFITPLVMFILQQRLKTMDPSIEHASMDLGAGRIKTFWHVTLPGVRVSLLAACLLGFTLSMDEIAVSFFLAGTQPTLPVYVWGLLRFGFTPEVNAVFTLIGAFSLVLIGGAVILLVTSARRRERQLAGLGIN